Proteins encoded in a region of the Ralstonia pseudosolanacearum genome:
- a CDS encoding transporter substrate-binding domain-containing protein, with protein MFVRFIRSTALLLCACVAAPALAQATNRLDEILARGTLRVGSTGDYKPFSYKTPGDGRFIGLDVDMGERLAKALGVKLEVVPTTWSTLMHDFGEDRFDIAMSGISVTLERQKKAFYSIPYQRDGKTPIARCENQDKFQTLEQIDRPGVRAVVNPGGTNEKFAREHLKQAQIRVYPDNVTIFNEIIAGRADLMMTDAVETRLQQKLHPELCAVHPDAPFDFSEKAYLLPRDVVFKNFVDQWLRQTMESGEFARRFDTWLAYPWNAPAK; from the coding sequence ATGTTTGTCCGCTTCATCCGCAGCACCGCCCTGCTGCTGTGCGCCTGCGTTGCCGCGCCGGCCCTGGCGCAGGCCACCAACCGCCTCGACGAGATCCTTGCGCGCGGCACGCTGCGCGTCGGCTCTACCGGCGACTACAAGCCCTTCAGCTACAAGACGCCCGGCGACGGCCGCTTCATCGGCCTGGACGTGGACATGGGCGAACGGCTGGCGAAGGCCCTCGGCGTGAAGCTGGAAGTGGTGCCGACCACGTGGTCGACGCTGATGCACGATTTCGGCGAAGACCGCTTCGACATCGCCATGAGCGGCATCTCGGTGACGCTGGAACGGCAGAAGAAGGCGTTCTATTCGATCCCGTACCAGCGCGACGGCAAGACACCGATCGCCCGCTGCGAGAACCAGGACAAGTTCCAGACCCTGGAGCAGATCGACCGGCCCGGCGTGCGGGCGGTGGTCAACCCGGGCGGCACCAACGAGAAGTTCGCGCGCGAACACCTGAAGCAGGCGCAGATCCGCGTGTATCCGGACAACGTGACGATCTTCAACGAGATCATCGCCGGACGCGCCGACCTGATGATGACCGATGCGGTCGAGACGCGGCTGCAGCAGAAGCTGCACCCGGAACTGTGCGCCGTGCATCCCGACGCGCCGTTCGATTTCTCTGAGAAGGCCTACCTGCTGCCGCGCGACGTGGTGTTCAAGAACTTCGTCGACCAGTGGCTGCGGCAGACGATGGAGAGCGGCGAGTTCGCACGCCGCTTCGATACCTGGCTGGCGTATCCGTGGAACGCACCCGCCAAGTGA
- a CDS encoding zinc-binding metallopeptidase family protein: protein MRQKMVDGIRRTARAVTEISGAPEAEIRIQEGGKAINNDPAVVARTEAMLKTAFGGNHVMRVAPITASEDVSAFVDTGIPSMFFFIGVNEPQQFLASIKPGARPLPTNHSPLLAPVPSPPPRPASKPCRSR, encoded by the coding sequence GTGCGCCAGAAGATGGTCGACGGCATCCGCCGCACGGCCCGCGCGGTGACCGAGATATCGGGCGCGCCCGAGGCCGAGATCCGGATCCAGGAAGGCGGCAAGGCCATCAACAACGACCCGGCCGTGGTGGCCCGCACCGAGGCGATGCTGAAGACGGCCTTCGGCGGCAACCACGTCATGCGCGTGGCGCCGATCACCGCCAGCGAAGATGTCTCGGCGTTCGTCGACACCGGCATCCCGTCGATGTTCTTCTTTATCGGCGTGAACGAGCCGCAGCAATTCCTGGCTTCGATCAAGCCCGGCGCCAGGCCGCTGCCGACCAACCATTCGCCGCTGCTCGCGCCGGTGCCGAGCCCTCCACCAAGACCGGCGTCGAAGCCATGTCGCTCACGGTGA
- a CDS encoding ISAs1 family transposase, with amino-acid sequence MSLFAHLSVVPDRRQNINKKHDLIDVIFLVFSAVLSGATGWKAIEVFGDAQLDWLRHHRAFGNGVPRRHCIANIVKGLDTDALMQALFGWINERRKLAGKGTIAIDGKTMRRAWQEDVQKALHVVSAYDVEHGVALYQQAAQSKGEEIKLARNIIDVVAAKGKIMTLDALHCQSETLQRIAEKKSDYIVGVKANQKTLHEWVQQAFCATYEVSGTATHEQVNRGHGREERRVVMQIPAHLPPELKTRWPSIRSLIEVSSERTEKGQTYFDSRWYVSSLEIDAQRVAQAIRDHWQIENGLHWVLDVAFKEDATAITDPEGAKHVALINRIALSVIRQHQQTKESVNSKRNRAAWSAPFRDQLIFG; translated from the coding sequence ATGAGTTTGTTCGCCCACCTGAGCGTAGTTCCCGACCGAAGGCAGAACATCAACAAGAAGCACGACCTGATCGACGTGATCTTCCTCGTCTTTAGCGCCGTGCTCAGCGGTGCCACGGGCTGGAAAGCGATCGAAGTGTTTGGCGACGCGCAGCTTGATTGGCTGCGACACCATCGGGCCTTTGGCAACGGCGTGCCTCGCCGGCACTGTATCGCCAACATCGTCAAGGGCTTGGATACGGACGCATTGATGCAAGCGCTCTTCGGCTGGATCAACGAAAGACGCAAACTCGCAGGCAAGGGCACCATCGCCATCGACGGCAAAACCATGCGCCGCGCATGGCAGGAGGACGTACAGAAAGCGCTGCATGTCGTCTCAGCCTACGATGTCGAACATGGCGTGGCCTTGTATCAGCAAGCGGCGCAGAGCAAGGGCGAGGAGATCAAGCTCGCGCGCAACATCATCGATGTCGTGGCCGCTAAGGGCAAGATCATGACGCTCGACGCGCTGCACTGCCAGAGCGAGACGCTGCAACGGATCGCCGAGAAGAAAAGCGACTACATCGTTGGTGTGAAAGCCAACCAGAAGACGTTGCACGAGTGGGTCCAACAGGCGTTCTGCGCGACCTATGAAGTCAGTGGCACGGCGACCCACGAGCAAGTCAATCGCGGCCATGGCCGGGAGGAGCGGCGCGTCGTGATGCAAATCCCCGCGCACTTGCCACCGGAGTTGAAAACACGCTGGCCCTCCATTCGCAGTCTGATCGAGGTGAGCAGCGAGCGCACTGAAAAAGGCCAGACCTACTTCGATTCACGGTGGTACGTCAGTTCGCTGGAGATCGACGCGCAGCGTGTGGCGCAAGCCATCCGCGATCACTGGCAGATCGAGAATGGCTTGCATTGGGTGCTCGATGTGGCCTTCAAGGAGGATGCCACCGCGATCACTGACCCGGAGGGCGCCAAGCATGTCGCCCTGATCAACCGCATCGCGCTCAGCGTGATCAGGCAGCATCAGCAGACCAAGGAGAGCGTCAACAGCAAGCGCAATCGCGCTGCTTGGAGTGCGCCGTTTCGCGATCAACTGATCTTCGGATGA